The Desulfuromonas versatilis genome has a segment encoding these proteins:
- a CDS encoding DUF502 domain-containing protein yields the protein MDIPQTKKRRFNPGWFLLNHLRRKLGAGLLVVVPIGLTLFILRFLFNLADGVLAPYIQKTASFFLGGEYRYIPGLGMIAGVLVVYITGIVASNVFGSRMVSFGESIMSRIPLVKSIYTSSKQFMQVFSKSGKNSFRKAVYVEFPMEGSFSIAFITNSVATASGKTYYTVFIPTSPNPTSGYVLILEEHRVYPTSFSVEEAMKVIMSGGMVAPEMIRAEKLQ from the coding sequence TTGGACATTCCCCAAACCAAAAAGAGACGCTTCAACCCCGGCTGGTTTCTGCTCAATCACCTGCGGCGCAAGCTCGGCGCCGGGCTGCTGGTGGTGGTGCCGATCGGCCTGACCCTGTTCATCCTGCGCTTTCTGTTCAACCTCGCCGACGGCGTTCTCGCCCCCTACATCCAAAAGACCGCCAGTTTCTTTCTCGGCGGCGAATACCGCTACATCCCCGGGTTGGGGATGATCGCCGGCGTGCTGGTGGTCTACATCACCGGCATCGTCGCCAGCAACGTCTTCGGCAGCCGCATGGTGAGTTTCGGCGAATCGATCATGTCCCGCATCCCCCTGGTCAAGTCGATCTACACCTCCTCCAAGCAGTTCATGCAGGTCTTTTCCAAGTCGGGGAAAAACTCCTTTCGCAAGGCGGTCTATGTCGAGTTCCCCATGGAGGGGAGCTTCTCCATCGCCTTCATCACCAACAGCGTGGCCACCGCCTCGGGCAAGACCTACTACACCGTGTTCATCCCCACCTCGCCCAACCCGACCTCGGGCTACGTGCTGATCCTCGAGGAGCACCGCGTCTATCCCACCAGCTTCAGCGTCGAGGAGGCGATGAAGGTCATCATGTCCGGCGGCATGGTCGCCCCCGAAATGATCCGGGCGGAGAAACTGCAGTGA
- a CDS encoding M24 family metallopeptidase, which translates to MRITPATELQTRFKNLQAEMQGAGLEAVLMLQNADLFYFTGSVQQGVLYVPAEGEPVYMVRKEFGRARMESGLKEIVPFKSPKDIAGILADFGHKLPKKAGMELDVVPVALFQRFSKVLDGAEIVDASPLIRTVRAVKSKYEIEIMKDAALMMDRTYQRAKEVIREGMSDLELAAELEFFARKLGHQGVTRMRGFNSELFYGHIFSGADAAAPAFVDAPLGGIGVNPSIGQGASYKTIKKGEPIVVDMIAAFDGYMVDQTRTLCIGGLPDQLKKAYDDMLKIELKLKEIARPGAKWGEIYDECYNLACELGYQDHFMGGKGAQVSFIGHGIGVEVDEFPFIARGFKDQELKEYMTFAFEPKAVYPGLGSVGVENTFWVAKDGLKHLTFSSEDLVVL; encoded by the coding sequence ATGCGCATTACTCCCGCTACCGAACTGCAGACCCGCTTCAAAAATCTCCAGGCAGAAATGCAGGGCGCCGGCCTCGAGGCGGTGCTGATGCTGCAGAACGCCGACCTGTTCTACTTCACCGGCTCCGTCCAGCAGGGGGTGCTCTACGTTCCCGCCGAGGGCGAGCCGGTCTACATGGTGCGCAAGGAGTTCGGCCGCGCGCGCATGGAGAGCGGGCTCAAGGAGATCGTCCCCTTCAAGAGCCCCAAGGACATCGCCGGCATCCTCGCCGACTTCGGCCACAAGCTGCCGAAAAAGGCCGGCATGGAGCTCGACGTGGTCCCGGTCGCGCTGTTCCAGCGCTTCAGCAAGGTGCTCGACGGCGCCGAGATCGTCGATGCCTCGCCGCTGATCCGTACCGTGCGCGCGGTCAAGTCCAAGTACGAGATCGAGATCATGAAGGACGCCGCGCTGATGATGGACCGCACCTACCAGCGCGCCAAGGAGGTGATCCGCGAGGGGATGAGCGACCTCGAGCTGGCCGCCGAGCTGGAGTTTTTTGCCCGCAAGCTCGGCCACCAGGGGGTCACCCGGATGCGCGGCTTCAACTCCGAGCTGTTCTACGGGCACATCTTCTCCGGCGCCGACGCCGCCGCGCCGGCCTTCGTCGACGCGCCGCTGGGCGGCATCGGCGTCAACCCCAGCATCGGCCAGGGCGCCAGCTACAAGACCATCAAAAAGGGCGAGCCCATCGTCGTCGACATGATCGCCGCCTTCGACGGCTACATGGTCGACCAGACCCGCACCCTGTGCATCGGCGGGCTGCCCGACCAGCTCAAGAAGGCCTACGACGACATGCTCAAGATCGAGCTGAAGCTCAAGGAGATCGCCCGCCCCGGCGCCAAGTGGGGCGAGATCTACGACGAGTGCTACAATCTCGCCTGCGAGCTCGGCTACCAGGACCATTTCATGGGAGGCAAGGGCGCCCAGGTCTCCTTCATCGGCCACGGCATCGGCGTCGAGGTCGACGAGTTCCCCTTCATCGCCCGTGGCTTCAAGGACCAGGAGCTCAAGGAGTACATGACCTTCGCTTTCGAGCCCAAGGCGGTCTACCCCGGCCTCGGCTCCGTCGGTGTCGAGAACACCTTCTGGGTCGCCAAAGACGGGCTCAAGCACCTGACCTTCTCCAGCGAGGACCTGGTGGTCCTGTAA
- a CDS encoding IS4 family transposase — translation MAHCSTVLSQIVRIFPRHEFQSLANKHHVGQKFRSFSRWTQFVAMLTAQLTGRSSLRDVVDNLSVQGSKLYHLGVKVFSRATLARCNESQPHTLYEELFQRLLARCQSMAPRNKSFKLDGKIYLLDASLLDLTLSLFPWAKYQKNKGAAKLHVGLDADGYLPAFVDLTEGKEHEINHARELELPKGSYVVFDRGYTDYTWYQELCEDGVFFVTRLKSNAIVTPGKKRRGRKSPGVIEDREIHLGKLPETFRLVTYRDEETGIIYQFVTNALEIPAQTVADLYKERWQIELFFKWIKQNLKVKSFLGTSMNAVKTQLWIALCAYLVLSFLKFQSKVGASLQRMLRILQLNLFEKRDLEELFKPSPRKNTIRNNQLALL, via the coding sequence GTGGCCCATTGTAGCACCGTTCTTTCTCAAATTGTACGAATTTTTCCGAGACATGAATTTCAATCCCTGGCGAACAAGCATCACGTCGGGCAGAAGTTTCGTTCGTTCTCCCGCTGGACCCAGTTTGTCGCCATGCTGACAGCACAGCTGACAGGTCGGAGCAGCCTGCGGGATGTCGTTGACAATCTCAGCGTTCAGGGCAGCAAGCTCTACCACTTGGGCGTCAAGGTGTTCAGCAGAGCCACCTTGGCGCGCTGTAACGAAAGTCAGCCGCACACTCTTTACGAAGAGCTGTTTCAGCGCCTGTTGGCCCGCTGCCAGTCAATGGCGCCACGGAACAAAAGCTTCAAACTCGACGGAAAAATCTACCTGCTGGATGCTTCCCTGCTCGACCTGACACTCTCCCTGTTTCCTTGGGCCAAGTACCAGAAGAACAAGGGGGCGGCCAAGCTTCATGTCGGGCTCGATGCCGACGGCTATTTACCCGCCTTTGTCGATCTGACCGAAGGCAAGGAGCATGAAATCAACCATGCCAGAGAGCTCGAACTCCCCAAGGGCTCCTATGTGGTCTTCGACCGAGGCTACACCGATTACACCTGGTATCAGGAACTGTGTGAGGACGGGGTATTCTTTGTCACCCGCCTCAAGAGCAACGCCATCGTCACGCCCGGCAAAAAACGCCGTGGCCGCAAGAGCCCGGGGGTGATCGAGGACCGAGAAATCCATTTGGGCAAGCTGCCCGAAACCTTCCGCTTGGTCACGTATCGGGACGAGGAAACGGGCATCATTTACCAGTTCGTGACCAATGCCTTGGAGATCCCGGCCCAAACGGTGGCCGATCTTTACAAAGAACGCTGGCAGATCGAGCTCTTCTTCAAGTGGATCAAACAGAACCTGAAGGTGAAGAGCTTCTTGGGCACATCCATGAACGCGGTGAAGACCCAGCTTTGGATCGCCCTATGTGCCTACTTGGTACTCTCGTTCCTGAAGTTCCAGTCGAAAGTCGGAGCTTCGTTACAGCGCATGTTGCGGATATTACAGCTAAATTTATTCGAGAAGCGCGATTTAGAAGAGCTATTCAAGCCGTCTCCACGCAAAAACACTATACGAAACAATCAGTTAGCCCTGCTGTGA
- a CDS encoding transposase, with protein sequence MARKPRIHLPGGLYHVILRGNGGQPIFLHNDDRYRFYLLLQEGTNRFGYRVHAFCLMTNHVHLALQTGDIPLSRGMQNLSFRFTRWINKREKRSGHLFQGRYKAVLVDGDSYLLELVRYIHLNPVRAGMVGDPREYSWSGHNCNLGNESLPWLTTDWMLRQFGRTSAAARAGYLNFVLDGLGVNLPREFHRGEDDPRSIGDDDFAEKCLSGNLED encoded by the coding sequence ATGGCCCGTAAACCACGCATACACCTCCCTGGTGGACTTTATCACGTCATTCTTCGCGGCAACGGCGGCCAACCCATTTTTCTCCATAATGATGACCGCTACCGTTTCTATCTTCTGCTGCAGGAGGGCACCAACCGGTTTGGTTATCGGGTTCACGCCTTCTGCCTGATGACCAATCATGTCCATCTTGCCCTACAAACTGGCGACATTCCCTTGTCGCGCGGGATGCAAAACCTCTCTTTTCGTTTTACCCGCTGGATCAACAAACGCGAAAAAAGATCCGGGCATTTGTTCCAGGGGCGCTACAAGGCTGTATTGGTAGATGGTGACAGCTATCTGCTGGAGTTGGTTCGATATATCCATCTCAACCCAGTGCGTGCCGGTATGGTTGGAGATCCCAGGGAATATTCCTGGAGTGGCCACAATTGCAACCTCGGCAACGAATCCCTTCCGTGGTTGACTACTGACTGGATGCTCAGGCAGTTTGGAAGAACATCTGCAGCGGCACGTGCCGGATACCTGAACTTCGTTCTCGATGGATTGGGTGTTAATCTCCCACGTGAGTTTCACCGCGGGGAAGATGATCCTCGGAGCATCGGCGACGATGATTTTGCGGAGAAGTGTCTTTCGGGCAACTTGGAAGACTGA
- a CDS encoding GFA family protein: MDKKYSGSCLCGSVRFEIEGNFDSFYLCHCKHCQKDTGSAHAANLFSESAILTWCKGENYVKTYNLPNTLHSKSFCLNCGSALPNKSEKSGFIVVPAGSLDSTLNVRPNAHLFVSSKASWEHHLDSIPSFEKLPSKSNKNI, from the coding sequence GTGGATAAAAAGTATAGTGGTTCATGTTTGTGTGGGAGCGTTAGATTTGAAATCGAGGGCAACTTTGACTCTTTCTATCTCTGCCACTGCAAACATTGCCAAAAAGATACAGGTTCGGCTCATGCAGCCAACTTATTTTCTGAATCAGCGATCCTAACGTGGTGCAAAGGGGAAAATTACGTTAAAACCTACAATTTACCCAACACACTACATTCAAAAAGCTTTTGTCTAAATTGTGGTTCAGCGCTACCGAACAAATCAGAAAAGTCGGGGTTTATTGTAGTTCCAGCAGGAAGCTTAGACTCAACACTAAATGTTCGTCCTAACGCACACTTATTTGTTAGCAGTAAAGCGAGTTGGGAACATCATTTGGACAGTATTCCTAGTTTTGAAAAGTTGCCAAGCAAAAGCAATAAAAACATCTAA
- a CDS encoding AMP-binding protein, translating into MANALNFTMGGLLEDIARRFPDNDALVYPDRGLRYSYRQFDALTDRVAKGLLKLGVGKGDHVAIWATNVPEWVVLMFATGKIGAVLVTVNTSYKSAELEYILEQSDATTLFLVQGFKDTDYVATVGEVIPELQTSQPGKLDSKKLPFLKNLVFLGGGAPAGMLAYDEIERLGAQVADAELAAAKAALEPHEVINMQYTSGTTGFPKGVMLTHHNIINNGFNIGECMKFTEKDRLCIPVPFFHCFGCVLGVLACVTHGSAMVPVETFNPEAVLKTVEAEKCTAVHGVPTMFIAELEHPAFRKYDLSTLRSGIMAGSPCPIEVMKRVIRDMNCSEITIAYGQTESSPVITQTRTDDPIELRVATVGRALPDVEVKIVDIETGASLPPGKQGELCTRGYLVMKGYYKLPEETARAIDAEGWLHTGDLAVMDENGYCKITGRIKNMIIRGGENIYPREIEEFLYSHPKVSDVQVYGVPDRKYGEQVMAAVKLKEGDSCTEQEIKDFCRGRIANYKIPYYVKFVDEYPMTASGKIQKFKLREMAIQELHLEEAAALETA; encoded by the coding sequence ATGGCCAACGCGCTGAATTTCACCATGGGCGGACTGCTCGAGGACATCGCCCGCCGCTTTCCGGACAACGACGCACTGGTCTATCCCGACCGGGGATTGCGCTACAGTTACCGGCAGTTCGACGCGCTGACCGACCGGGTTGCCAAGGGCCTGCTCAAGCTGGGGGTCGGCAAGGGCGACCACGTGGCCATCTGGGCCACCAACGTCCCCGAGTGGGTGGTGCTGATGTTCGCCACCGGCAAGATCGGCGCGGTGCTGGTCACGGTCAACACCAGCTACAAGTCGGCCGAGCTCGAGTACATCCTCGAGCAGTCCGACGCCACCACGCTGTTTCTGGTGCAGGGTTTCAAGGACACCGACTACGTCGCCACCGTCGGCGAGGTGATCCCCGAGCTGCAGACCAGCCAGCCCGGCAAGTTGGACAGCAAGAAGCTCCCCTTCCTGAAGAACCTGGTCTTTCTCGGCGGCGGCGCCCCGGCGGGGATGCTCGCCTACGACGAGATCGAGCGGCTCGGCGCGCAGGTCGCCGATGCCGAGCTGGCCGCCGCCAAGGCCGCCCTCGAGCCCCACGAGGTGATCAACATGCAGTACACCTCGGGGACCACCGGCTTTCCCAAGGGGGTCATGCTGACCCACCACAACATCATCAACAACGGCTTCAATATCGGCGAATGCATGAAGTTCACCGAGAAGGACCGGCTGTGCATCCCGGTGCCGTTCTTCCACTGCTTCGGCTGCGTGCTCGGGGTGCTCGCCTGCGTCACCCACGGCTCGGCCATGGTCCCGGTGGAGACCTTCAACCCCGAAGCGGTGCTCAAGACCGTCGAGGCCGAAAAGTGCACCGCCGTCCACGGCGTGCCGACCATGTTCATCGCCGAGCTCGAGCACCCGGCCTTCCGCAAATACGACCTCTCCACCCTGCGCAGCGGCATCATGGCCGGCTCGCCGTGCCCCATCGAGGTGATGAAGCGGGTGATTCGCGACATGAACTGCAGCGAGATCACCATCGCCTACGGCCAGACCGAGTCCTCGCCGGTCATCACCCAGACCCGCACCGACGACCCCATCGAGCTGCGCGTGGCCACCGTCGGCCGCGCCCTGCCCGACGTCGAGGTCAAGATCGTCGACATCGAGACCGGCGCCAGCCTGCCCCCCGGCAAGCAGGGCGAGCTGTGCACCCGCGGCTACCTGGTGATGAAGGGTTACTACAAGCTCCCCGAGGAGACCGCCCGCGCCATCGACGCCGAGGGGTGGCTGCACACCGGCGACCTCGCGGTGATGGACGAGAACGGCTACTGCAAGATCACCGGGCGCATCAAGAACATGATCATCCGCGGCGGCGAGAACATCTACCCCCGCGAGATCGAGGAGTTTCTCTACTCCCACCCCAAGGTCTCCGACGTGCAGGTCTACGGCGTGCCCGACCGCAAGTACGGCGAGCAGGTCATGGCCGCGGTCAAGCTCAAGGAGGGCGACAGCTGCACCGAGCAGGAGATCAAGGACTTCTGCAGGGGGCGCATCGCCAACTACAAGATCCCCTACTACGTCAAGTTCGTCGACGAGTACCCGATGACCGCCAGCGGCAAGATCCAGAAGTTCAAGCTGCGCGAGATGGCCATCCAGGAGCTGCATCTCGAAGAAGCCGCGGCGCTCGAGACGGCGTGA
- a CDS encoding PAS domain-containing protein, whose amino-acid sequence MEKLYREIIELAPDAILFADREGIIRLWNAGAEALFGFTAAEALGQSLDLIIPEKLRARHWEGYRRVMETGVTHYGKDLLSVPALHRQGTQLSSEFSIVMLRDEMGEVSGVAAILRDVTARWQKEKQLKERIAALEKIASQAAG is encoded by the coding sequence ATGGAAAAGCTCTACCGCGAGATCATCGAACTGGCTCCGGACGCCATTCTTTTCGCCGACCGCGAGGGGATCATCCGGCTCTGGAACGCCGGGGCCGAGGCCCTGTTCGGCTTCACTGCAGCCGAGGCGCTCGGCCAATCCCTTGACCTGATCATCCCCGAAAAGCTCAGGGCCCGGCATTGGGAAGGCTATCGCCGGGTGATGGAGACCGGTGTGACCCATTACGGCAAAGATCTGCTTTCCGTCCCGGCGCTGCACCGGCAGGGGACGCAGCTCTCCAGCGAGTTCTCCATCGTCATGCTCAGGGACGAGATGGGCGAGGTTAGCGGGGTGGCGGCGATCCTGCGCGACGTCACCGCCCGCTGGCAGAAGGAGAAACAATTGAAGGAACGGATTGCCGCTTTGGAGAAAATAGCTTCGCAAGCAGCCGGTTAA